The following nucleotide sequence is from Kwoniella shandongensis chromosome 9, complete sequence.
TGCATTGGATTTCAACGAGGGAGCGTACTAGAGTACTACGTTGAGGGCGACGTACGATCACGGACTTATGCATGTATTCGTTCACTCCCATCTCAATCGACAGCCGAGTCTGCGAATCAGGTATGCTGAGCCGATTTGGATGTACCGATATGCATGATAGACAAATCCGTGTATGTAATGTGTATACAACACCACCACACCCCTATCCCCTCTTCACTTGGGTATATGACCGGCGCCCAGTTCTCGTGATTGTCTTCAAACGTTTCACCGTCCGTGTATCATCTCTGCACCGGTCCAGTTCCCACATGCGCTGGCATCTGCTGCGTCTGTGCCGTTGCTCCATAATCTCCCGTCGTCCCTTgattcaccttcttcttcccgaaccaccctccacctcctcctccagcagctcgCGCTTCCGCCACAGCTGCATGATGTTCCTCATGATCTGTCATACCTGATCCTGGTCCGAACTGATCTCGAAGTGCGTCGGGGGACACTCCATGCGCGACAGCATCGGCTTGAGTGATGGGTGATGCGCCTTGTCGTTGACTGGCGAGGAATTCTTCGCCTCGAATGACGAGATATGCTTCGAGACTGAGCAAGGGTGGTATGTCAGCTAGATCATTATGACTCTTGGGCCATTGGATTAGCTTACAGATGAGCATTTCGGGAGTTGGCTTTCCACGCTGCCAAAGCGATATCACCAGCGATAGGAACAAGTCTGTGGagacatcaacatcactaACGATCTCAAATACCATCAAGCGATCGCAAGCTGTCGTGCACTCACCCTAACCCAATAGAAATGGCATTATTCGCAAGCATTTTCGCCAAGAGACTTTCCGGGATATCTAGCTTCTTGGACGGTCGCACGATAAGGAAGTAATTGAGTGACGCGTCTGCTACATCTCCTAGACCCGGGACGATACCTGGGAGATAGTAAAGGTGTAAGCCTTGACAATCACACTGTAGGGGATTTGGCCGGGAAGCGCGTGGTAGGACACAACCATGTCTGGCACCTGTCCACTTGTCCGACGATACAACACACGCAGCGTGGTATAGACGAGTGAGACTGAAAGACGTACCGATGAAAAACGTCCATCCGACTCTGAAGCCGCAGAGGTTCATACCCTTGTCCAAATAGTGCGCTCTCTTTCtaatcttcttcaacgctcGCTGATCACGTTTCGAAAGTCCTGGTGGGACAGCCCGCTACGAGGACGGCGCGAAAGCAGTTAGCGATCAGTGCGTCATCAATTGAAACGCAGCCGCGACAAGCAAGGTCGAGAGAGCCAATCCCAGTAAGACCTTCTAACTAACGGAAATTGCATTACACAGACCAAtgtagaaggggaaggacATATACAGCGAGCCACAGCCGGCGGTGCACAATGGGGTGAAAAGAAGAACGATTGTCCCGTAGGGCTGGCGAGAATTCACTCACAACatgtttcttctcctttcctctcgaaTCAATCACAGTCTCATAATGCGGATCAGACGGTGCTTGTTGCGCAACACGACCTTTGAGGACTTTCTGCAGTACGACGAGAGAACTAACATGTCAGCGCCACGTCAAAGTCCTGTAGAACGCTCGTTGCACCGCCCGGAAAATGCTGGGTGGGATAGAGTGGAAGACTTTGGGCTAGATGGAAAGTCGGTCTTGTACTCACTGTGACAGCTTTGGCGGCGAGAGATGTCATGGTGTAGGTGTCTTCTATGGAGCAGAACGCGAGGTTTTGATGTATAGATTAATTTGCTGTAGAGATGCAAACAATGCAAGGTTGAACAACACGGTTAGAGTGCAATGCAACAATCTGAAACTGTCACTGCCTTGGCGAGTGGCAAACAGTGTATGAGGTTATTTGCGGTGACATGCCCAGTGCCAGTGACGCAAATCCACGTGGCGGGCAGCGGGAGCTGTCCACAACCAGCATGTATTCTTATTCTCAATTTCATatttcatcatcaatcaattTCTATATTTCAGTCCATGTCTTTCTTATCGTACGGAGAAGAAAACCTCGTTTTGGTATAATGCACAACTCGGTCTGGTCAAGCTCAATCATGGCACGAGACGTAGATCACGCGTCCACCGCAAATAGGTTTCGATCAACCTTTTACTCTCGCTCAATAGcgtggaggtcgaggtctgcGGGGTCGGAGGGGACACTGTGGGGCATACGGGTCAGCTCACGAGCAATGTCGAACAGCTCCAGCGAAGGGATACTTACGAGAGGATTCGGAGGGTGTTGGTCTGAAGAGCAAAggtattgtcagcttgtgctATCATCATATATCTGCTTCATCAAAACTCACGTGGCCAAGACCGCCCTTCCATCCTTGAACGGCCATGATGGTGTCCTCAGCCTTGATGATTTTGAGGGCGAGAGCAGCTCGGAGACCGAATCTGGATTGATCATATGAGTTAGTATAGAACATCGATACACTATATATCACTGCTCACCTGATTCGGTTGTCAACATCGATCTGCCACTTCTCTCCGGGAACACCTCGGGGCTCGGGGTACCAGACAGGGTAGACACCTCgagagaggtggagctgTCGAGCGGTCTGCTGGTCTCGAGTGACTATTGACAGAGCTCAGCAACTACTCATGCTGCGCCGATACGAATTCTACTTACCACAGATGATGGGGCACTCGGGTCGGTACTTGGAGATGAGTCGGGCGGAGACACCACTGGTAGAGAGGACGATAATGGCACCAGCGTCCTGCTCGATGGTAGCAGCAACGGCGGAGAGAGCGAGGGTCTCAGCGGTCTCGGTGGGTCGGGGAGTCAACTGTCGGAGCTGGTCGAAGAGGGGAGGGTATGAAATGGAAGACTCGGCAAGGTAGGCGGTCTCGGCCATCATCTTGACTGTGAGGCGAGTCTAAGTCAGCAGAAAGCCAACAAACATCATTCGTTAAACCACTCACCAGCCTCGATGGGGTACTTTCCCTTGGCGGTCTCACCGGAAAGCATGACACAGTCAGCACCGTCAATGACGGCGTTGGCAACGTCGGAAACTTCAGCACGGGTAGGTCGAGGGTTGTACTATATCAATGATATCAGTAAAGGTAGTAAGAAAATACACATGGGTCAACTAACGGTCATGGACTGCAAAAACAGCAGATATTAGCATAGTTCCCTCAAAAGGTATACTgggattactcacctcgagcatTTGGGTGGCACAGATGACAGGCTTGCCGGCAACGTTACACTTggcgatcatcatcttctgggCCAAGAAGACCTGAGAGGCGGGGATCTCAATACCCAAGTCACCTCGGGCAACCATGACACCATCGGTCTCCTTGAGGATCtcgtcaaagttgatgaCACCTTGCTCGTTCTCAAtcttgacgatgatcttgatcttggcaCCGTCGGTACCGAGAACCTTTCGGATCTCCTTGACGTCGTCACCGGATCGGATGAAAGAAGCGAAGATCATGTCGACACCGTTCTTGACACCAAAGGCGAGATCGgccttgtccttctcggAGAGAGGGGGGAGGTCGACGGCGGTCTTAGGAAGGTTGACACCCtttcgagaagagagggtaCCAGAGTTAAGGGACTTGACTCGGAGCTTCTCACCCTCAATGGCAACAACCTGGAGGGAGAGGATACCGTCGTCGACGTAGATGAGCTTGCCGGGGGAAGTCACTTTGGTGATGTTGGTCTGCGGGGGAGTCAGGTCAGCGACACCCTTGGGCTGCACAGCCTAAACCGGGCAATACTCACATAGTCCATGTAAATCTGCTCAGCGTCACCGGACTCGGCGAAGGCCTTGTCGGTGGTGATGTAGAACTCGTGACCAGCGTTGATAGGGATCTGGACAAGTCGTGAGCGTATGCATCCCCGAGTTCAAATGTAATACTCACGTCCTTGTCATCCTTCATCAGACCAGTTCGGATCTCGGGACCCTTGGTGTCCAAAGCGATGGCGAGGGGTCGACCAGCGGGGCTCTTGGCAGCGGCAGCTCGGGCGTTGTCAATGACGGACTGATGGTACTCGTATGAACCGTGAGAGAAGTTCATTCGGACTAAGCGGGTGATGGGACGATCAGCTATGTTAGCATGTCGCGTGTTGCCATTCACAGAGCTACTCACCAATGTTCATACCGGCATCTTGGAGCTGGACGAGGGTGTCGACGTTGTTGGTCTTGGGACCGATGGTAGCGATGATGGAGGTCTGTGCGGGTGACAGTCAGGACTGTAAGCGATGCCTCGTCGTTTGAAGGGAGAGCATGCGCAGTACTTACCTTACGGAGGAACTTTTGCTCGGGAAGCATCTCGTTGAACGAGGTGCTGAGGCTCGAGAGCCAAGCAagctgagattgaggagTACCAGACATGATTCCGCTGTTTGGGTTGCAGCCGACCACACCGGGGGTATGAGCAAGGAAGGGCAATTGAACGGATTGGCGACGGTGTttgggttgttgaggaggagaaggtgttcgaggtcgagaaggcgGATGATAGCCAAGTATTTGAATCATTATGATATCGTACAGATAAGGTGTTATCGCGAAGGGAAGGAAAATGAGAACGACGAGTTGGTGATATGATGGCGAGTGAGACAAGAAGGTTCATATGAGTTTATACGTCAGCACTGAGCTTATATATTCTGATGTCTTGGACACCGTTAAACAACTCCAGACGCCCGTGCGCGAGCGGATAAGACGttgaaaggaagagaaagggaatGGAGCTTGACCACCAACCCACAGCGTTGCTTCAGAGAAAGCGAAAAGACTCACACGTTTGTTTTTGTTTGAGCAGAGAGGTGATGAAAGGAAGTCTTTTCTTTTCAACTTTGATAGGGATGAAAAGAGATGTTTTGGTGGGGTTGAAGGGTGAATGTAAGGTATAAGATACGAGATACGAGATGACTTATGtattccctctctctctccctgtTTGGTGAACGTTTTCAGCTCGACTTTGCCCCATCGCCCGTCAACTAAACACCGGCGGCACATTCCACGTTTTTACTGCTCCTGCTTTTACACACTGAAACCCACATGACATAACAAATCGATCCCCGTACCTCGATTATCAAACTCAACAGCACATCCCATTATGCCACGTCAGTATAACACACTCGAAGAGGACCTGAACCAACTTTCCATCTCTCCGACTAATACCAGTACCAACGACAATAACTGGACAGACACATCGAGCATTGGTACTAGTTCACACTCGTCCTTTTCATTTGCTGCAGATCCCAACCATCAATCTCCAACAAAGGACCGTAAAGTACGACTCATCCCTCAACAGAGCACCGTCGAACCCAAACCTCAATCCCCTCCTCCCGATCCGCTCGAAGAATACTTTGTTCAGCAGACAAAGCTATTCCGACATCTCGAAAAGAGATACAAACAATTCCagaagaaagcgaaagaCGAACAGGAGCGAGCTAGAAAGAATCGTCAGGCCAAGAAAGGTCGTCAGAACAAggctactactactactactaccaccaccaccaccgccaaaCCTCCGTCTACTGCTGTCAACGCTGCTCCTAGTgcaagaaagaagaaagacaacTCGAAAGGTTTACCATCGCCGACTCCTGCTACCACATCTACCCAAAAGCAACCCGACGAAAATAACACAATGATCGGAACCGGAGTGTCTGCTATCCGCGGCCAAGCGGCTCGTGCCGTTTCTCAAGCTGCAGTCGTGAGTTGCATTCTTCGTTATTATCTCTCAATGACTAGATGCCGAGACTGATACGTGATTGTAGCGCCCCGCTGCTGTCATTGTCGCACGAGCACCTATTTCCCCctctgcttccttctccacctcttcgacctcttctgctcgacaAAAAgatctcaagaagaagaagaagagagtggtgAATCCCGATGCTATGCCAGCTGTTGAAGCGGCACGAGTTCTTCGAGCACTGGAAATCGCCaacccatcgtcatcattctccttgaCTTTGACGACCAAGACTCATAAATCTTCGTTACCTATACGTGGTACATTCCAACTACCACTTGATCCTCGACGATCTAGcgagatcatcctcgtctttgCGGaaccctcatcaccctcgttCCAACTCGCAAAGGAAGCTGGGGCAGCTCACGTCGGCGGTGAAGAGATCTTCGATGCGGTTCTCAGTGGGAAAATCTCACCAACAAGATGTCTCGCGACACCAAGTATGATGCCTTCCGTTTCGAGAAGTTTGGCAAGATATCTAGGTCCAAAGGGTTTGATGCCAGTTGCCAAGAGAGGATTGGTcggtgaaggcgaagaatTGGTAGAGAAGATTAGAGGTGCAGCAGGTAGAATGGAGTACAGAGCGGACAAAGAGGGTCTGGTCAGAGTTCGTAAGTacacctcccttcccactATTGTCATAGCTCTTGCACTACATAGCAAGCGCTTACCCACGTTCCGCCTCGCCCGCAGCCGTCGCTCGAGTCGATTTTGACGTACCCGCCGTTGAGAACAACATCCGATCATTCATTCAGACAGTAAGAGACGACCAATCGTCCAACAACACCGACGACGCTCTGACCGCCGcagccaagaagaagaagaagggtgagtgggctccGATCTTGCGACGTGTCATGGCTGTCAATGCTGATAACAATTCATCACTATCCTGTAGGATCCGCAATCGTCGGCGTCAGACTCGAAACTACTAACGGACCAAGTATTGAGCTGAACGATGTTCTGTAGACGGTATCCGTGATAGAGAGCAATGCATACATATTCATTCCCCCTATATTATCCCCTATGACTTGATGAGAGCACATGCTACACTACCAAGTGCCCTTCTGATATCTTGATAGTCGACATCGTGTGCTACATCGTACCCAGATCAGCTTTTGATAAGACGGTGGCCTACAGCCCTTGATGATGGATTGAAGGGAAGTGCGACTTACTGTCTTCAACCTCGCCCCACAGCTCAATCTGAGCTCTCACTTCTACATGACTAGCCTCTGCCGCTTCGTGAGCGGTCAATCTGCCCTGACACAGCGCCAAGGCGATCACGAATGATTTGGAAGCGTAGGCGGCTCGTTCGAATGCTGCGTTGATAACACACATCAAGTCAGCCGTCCATGCTCTCGATCAAGCCTAAATAAACTGTCTTGTCATGCAGAGGGACGGAAggactccactcacaagcaagTTCCCATCCGTCCATACCTTCCAAGATACTTCTGAACTTTGCCAAAACCTCCTCGCTCTGCTTGGCAGGTGTGAATCCCTCCGCTAGTTGGAGCTTGATACCGTACGTCTCTTCGAGCCATGAGAAGAGTGGAGCCCAATGTTGATTTTGTAATCTGACAAGAGGGGCGGGGGTATCGTTAGGGAATCTAACAAAGCAAGGTTGTCAGTTCGAGCCACTTTACGATAAACTGGTACATTCCGAGTCCGATGTCCGATGTCCGAGAGGTCAAAGCATGgtacactcacaagatcGTGTCGGTTTCAAGGTATCGCATCAAAGTGTCAATCACACCTTCTCTTATAGCACCTTCCCGCAGCCCATCAATAGCCCGAGAAGCCAACGAGGTCTACGTGCGTTTAACCGACTATTCATCAGCACTCCGCTCGTCTCCAACAATTCTCCACTCCTGCACGCAATCACAGTAAGCTGCGACGAGAacactcaccaccggtaAAGCATGTTGCTTCAACACTTCATCCTGGTTCTCCCATTCATTGGCGATCAACATCGCTAATAATCTTCGATCGGAGGGAAGGACGAGTTTCGCTCCTCCGGGAGTCTTGAGTGCTCGGTgatcgaggttgatgaggaagttgCCTAAGACAGGAAGCAAATGGCTTCAGCTGCTGCTTGCTAcacgtcctcttccaaggagaagaaggggaggtgTAGAGGGAAAGGTAGGGGAACGGGACAGGGACGACGAGACACACCCGATTCATCTTCCTTGATGTTCACAGTCTTCCAGAATCTCCTCAGCGTAACTTCCGCCCCTACACCAATACAAAAATGTTCAGCTCTCAGCTCTATTCTGTGATAGACCAGGTGAATTGCAAGATCCACGTACGATTGGTCTGACTCAAGACTGGTCCATCTTTGACCACAGCTCTCGCTACTCGAGTAGAAGCGTATGATCGTCTTGCGCCTCCTACGATCCGAGCGGGAGTGACGAATCGAGATGTCGAGGTCTCAGCAGCTACTGAGACCGGCCGGAGAAGTGATCGAGCGATAGCGGACATGCTTGTATGCTATGATACGTGAT
It contains:
- a CDS encoding pyruvate kinase, coding for MIQILGYHPPSRPRTPSPPQQPKHRRQSVQLPFLAHTPGVVGCNPNSGIMSGTPQSQLAWLSSLSTSFNEMLPEQKFLRKTSIIATIGPKTNNVDTLVQLQDAGMNIVRMNFSHGSYEYHQSVIDNARAAAAKSPAGRPLAIALDTKGPEIRTGLMKDDKDIPINAGHEFYITTDKAFAESGDAEQIYMDYTNITKVTSPGKLIYVDDGILSLQVVAIEGEKLRVKSLNSGTLSSRKGVNLPKTAVDLPPLSEKDKADLAFGVKNGVDMIFASFIRSGDDVKEIRKVLGTDGAKIKIIVKIENEQGVINFDEILKETDGVMVARGDLGIEIPASQVFLAQKMMIAKCNVAGKPVICATQMLESMTYNPRPTRAEVSDVANAVIDGADCVMLSGETAKGKYPIEAVKMMAETAYLAESSISYPPLFDQLRQLTPRPTETAETLALSAVAATIEQDAGAIIVLSTSGVSARLISKYRPECPIICVTRDQQTARQLHLSRGVYPVWYPEPRGVPGEKWQIDVDNRIRFGLRAALALKIIKAEDTIMAVQGWKGGLGHTNTLRILSVPSDPADLDLHAIERE
- a CDS encoding mitochondrial 54S ribosomal uL1m domain-containing protein, producing MPRQYNTLEEDLNQLSISPTNTSTNDNNWTDTSSIGTSSHSSFSFAADPNHQSPTKDRKVRLIPQQSTVEPKPQSPPPDPLEEYFVQQTKLFRHLEKRYKQFQKKAKDEQERARKNRQAKKGRQNKATTTTTTTTTTAKPPSTAVNAAPSARKKKDNSKGLPSPTPATTSTQKQPDENNTMIGTGVSAIRGQAARAVSQAAVRPAAVIVARAPISPSASFSTSSTSSARQKDLKKKKKRVVNPDAMPAVEAARVLRALEIANPSSSFSLTLTTKTHKSSLPIRGTFQLPLDPRRSSEIILVFAEPSSPSFQLAKEAGAAHVGGEEIFDAVLSGKISPTRCLATPSMMPSVSRSLARYLGPKGLMPVAKRGLVGEGEELVEKIRGAAGRMEYRADKEGLVRVPVARVDFDVPAVENNIRSFIQTVRDDQSSNNTDDALTAAAKKKKKGSAIVGVRLETTNGPSIELNDVL